The genomic region actcgactgagtatggacgactcgaccgagtaagctaggaccagaaaaccgtagtattacagaaagTCCAGAATAATTGGTTGCTAATTAGAGACCACACAATCAGCTTATCTTGAATTAGCGACTGCGATCTTTAAGATCAACCCTCATTGATCGCTAAGTTGGTATCAAAACCTATTTAGCGACCAATTTTTATTATTTACCGAATAGCTACCAATTCAGCTTGTTGCAAAATGGGTTTTTGTTTGTAGTGACCTTCTTTGCCAAAAAAAAAGTAGTTACTTGTATATGATAGAGTAATACTATCTTCATATCGCttattttttttacatttacttttAGCATAAAGACCCAaaaataacaatattatctttatatatattattaaaatggaaaaaacaacttaTACATATTACTTGTAGTCTATCCGAAATACTTATACAAAAACTACAAAGTAATACGGTTTTACATGGTGAAACGGTTCATTTATTTAAAAAGACAATCGCTTATTgttaataaataaatgaattatccTTTTATACAATAAAGTTGTATCACAATATAAAACGGTCCCATATAGTTGATATGGAGGAGTAAGACAATCTTGTAAGTCCAACCATAAATATACGATTAGACACATTCATTGATTGGGAAGAGGACATGACTTATAATGACCGTCTGAATCCGTGGTTTTTAAAATTCCCTTCCTTGAGCTCAGTTTCCCTGCACAACGTTAAAAATACAACAAATCATATGATGATCTCTTTATTGCCTTTAAACTTGAACTAAATCATATGTACTTCAAAATTTCCAatgtttaattaatatttttaataaatcTTTATTGACATATTCACCAAGAATAAAATTTAAATAAGTTTATGTTTGTTAAATTAGTTGTTCCAATAGAAATATAGAATCACGttcttaattttttattttttttgaattaaaactATTAAAGAATTAATCTCACTTCGAATACACTACTCATATAACTGAAAATTTCATGAGTAGACGTTCGGACTTCGGAGCCATTTTACATTCCATATTGTGGtgttaaaatgaaaaaaaaaaatgcatttgGTCACATAAAAAATACTCCATGAGGATTGATTACTAGGGAGTTACAAACAATCATAGTCGTTACTTAACGTAAAACTATTCCCATAATTCTATGAGTATTTCCTAGTTCGTACATGTTAGTATGTTACGACTTACGGACAATCATAGTCATTGCATAACGTAAAATTCTGTAGAAGTGAAAGTAGTTTACGGCAAAAACATGACCTCACAAGTCACAAACCAAAAACGAAAATAACTTAATGTAATTCTTATTTAATTACACAAGTTTAAGCCGCTCacgagcttttcgagccgagTCAATGTTAGCTCAGCTTGATTCGTTAAGCTCTCGAGCTGCGCCTGAGCTCGACCTTGAGTTGTTCGCGAGCTGTCTCATCTCATTAACACTCCTACAACAACCTAATGTAAATCTTTGAAACAGGTCATGCAAATTGAATAGGGGTTTGGGTAATTCAAGCTTATAGTCATATATGGATCACAAAGGTCATGTCAGGTTCAGAATACACGTCAGAAATAGTTTCTAATAGCTTTTTATTTGACAATTTtcttaaaaaattattttattaaatttaaatcaTGTTGGATAACAATATTTTATTCATTTTTGTAGCTTAGCATACTTATGATATATTTTGAAACAATTATAAACAATGCGTTATTCTAATATTACTAATTATTACACATTTAATATAAAACTACTTATATTCTAATACGGAGTATAATGTTTTaaatataatactccctcttattcactattttcttccctattttcttaaacggattattcgggttttcttctcctttcttattttggaaacttttactcttattttattaatcactctctcttatcaccaaaccccacctaacttttactcttattttatttattcatctctcctctctcctatcaccaaaccccacctaactcacaattccttatttaattcctaattattcattctCCTCTCCAATTCACAAATCCCACCATCTTCCTTTATTAATTATTTAATCATCTTCTAAAATTTTGTGCCCacatcaaaggggaagaaaaccccgaataggagggagtagttttCTTCATATGTCTCAAATATGCATTAAACATAAACTGATATTGACCCATCGGGTTAGGTAATTATGACATTTTAAACTAACGAATTGTATAGGGTTCGATCTAATCATTTTAGGTTGCGGGTCAAGATTTACGAGTCTTGCCTTGGAAAAATGAGTTGAATTGGGTCGGGTCGGGCCGGGTTTCTGAGAGGCTTAACCTAAAGTGTTACTAAGTGATTGAATATGAAAATTAATATTACTAATTTTAAAATGATTGCTAATATAATATTTTGCTTGGCTTAAAGTGATTGAATATGAAAATTAGTAATACTACCTTCTTAAAGGGCCGAGGTAATTAAAAAAACACATTATGAATGATGAATCATAGAGTTTTGCAAGCAAAGAAGAGCTTACATTTCTTGGAAACTTGTTGGCAGGAAGCCTTCCATCTTTTTGAAATTTGACGGTTTGATCATGTATGTAAGGAGCTCCTCCCAATTTTTTTGGTGGTGGAAGATGAGAATGCGTCTCTGGTCCTCTATAATCAATTTCGTATACATCTTCATCGCTCACGACTTCTGCCAACTCCCTTGCTCTTACTAACAAACACCAACATATATTTACACATTTTTAACTACCAACAACTAGACGATCCGGTTAaaaaacaagaataaaagaatggGATGTATATGTACCTGAAAAAGCGTAAGGTGCGACGAAGAAGTAGACGATTAACAAAGCGACAATCCCATGCTTTAACTCCATGATATGGCTTACAAAGGGATGGTTGGTAATTGGATTCCTAGTAATAACGTATATAAAGGCAAGAGAATGTTGATGTAATGTGGAAGATGAAGGCCAACGAATGGCTTTCGGAACTAATCACTATCAATACCGTTGTCTACACCGCACAGTGCAGTATGTGTTTGCTTTGAGCTGGAGCATTTATTTCGAACTAACTTGGCCCATACCCTATGGCCTGTTTCATGACTGTGAAATCACAACATGGGCCTGCCCACAAGGCCACAACCGAGAGTCGATTTCAAATAGACCTGGCAAAATATAACCGAATCCGAAAAACTGATCGAAAATATCTAAATTGATAATCGATCGAACACCCGACATGAGTAGCCTAAATAGTACCAAAAATCCGATTTAATCCGTATTGAATCGAAGTCAATAATAACCGAATGATACTCGAACCTGAATATATCTAAACCGATAAAAATTAAAGTGATTGACTTGaattaaaaaatatttattttctcaTAAATACACTCATATTTAACTATTTTTCATTAATTCTTTAtctatcaatcaatactatatattaagtctagaaaccaagggatttcgatgtaattaaataaagttatacaaaataattaTACTATATTTTTTTAAATCattagcaccgtgtgatggacccgattaagggatctcaatgtaaatattatatagtttgggttaaaattaaattatatagaagcttggtaattttcctaaacatttgtaagagcctaaaacatggttaatttcgttaaaataaaataattaattaagatgatcaattttcttaaaataaaacaattaaataagatggtcaatttcaaggagactaaaagaaagaagatacttggtaattttcctaaatatttataaaaaaactagaagatggtcaattttcttaaaataaaataattaattagtataaacatgcacacgtatggtattaattattatcatca from Silene latifolia isolate original U9 population chromosome 3, ASM4854445v1, whole genome shotgun sequence harbors:
- the LOC141647685 gene encoding uncharacterized protein LOC141647685, encoding MELKHGIVALLIVYFFVAPYAFSVRARELAEVVSDEDVYEIDYRGPETHSHLPPPKKLGGAPYIHDQTVKFQKDGRLPANKFPRNGN